Proteins encoded in a region of the Zea mays cultivar B73 chromosome 4, Zm-B73-REFERENCE-NAM-5.0, whole genome shotgun sequence genome:
- the LOC100192105 gene encoding Peroxidase 4-like precursor, whose product MASTRAAATLLLLLALAGTSSAQLSTGFYSYSCPGVYGAVKSVMQSAIAREKRMGASILRLFFHDCFVQGCDASLLLDDTPSFQGEKMANPNNGSVRGFEVIDAVKSAVEKLCPGVVSCADILAIAARDSVVILGGPTWDVKVGRRDSTTASFSGANNNIPPPTSGLANLTSLFAAQGLSQKDMVALSGAHTIGQARCTNFRAHIYNDTDIDAAFARTRQSGCPSTSGAGGDNNLAPLDLQTPTVFENNYYRNLLAKKGLLHSDQELFNGGATDALVQSYVGSQSAFFADFVAGMIKMGDITPLTGSNNGQIRKNCRRVN is encoded by the exons ATGGCCAGCACTCGTGCAGCAGCAACTCTCCTTTTGCTCCTCGCGCTCGCCGGCACCTCGTCGGCGCAGCTGTCCACGGGCTTCTACTCCTACTCGTGCCCCGGCGTGTACGGCGCCGTCAAGTCGGTGATGCAGTCCGCCATCGCCAGGGAGAAGCGCATGGGGGCCTCCATCCTCCGCCTCTTCTTCCACGACTGCTTCGTCCAG GGCTGCGacgcgtcgctgctgctggacgaCACGCCCAGCTTCCAGGGCGAGAAGATGGCCAACCCTAACAACGGCTCCGTCAGGGGATTCGAGGTCATCGACGCCGTCAAGTCCGCCGTCGAAAAGCTGTGCCCCGGCGTCGTCTCCTGCGCCGACATcctcgccatcgccgccagggacaGCGTCGTCATC CTGGGTGGTCCGACCTGGGACGTGAAGGTCGGGCGGCGGGACTCCACGACGGCGAGCTTCAGCGGCGCCAACAACAACATCCCGCCGCCGACGTCGGGCCTCGCCAACCTCACGTCGCTCTTCGCCGCGCAGGGACTTTCTCAGAAGGACATGGTCGCGCTCTCTG gtgCTCACACCATCGGGCAGGCACGCTGCACCAACTTCAGAGCCCACATCTACAACGACACCGACATCGACGCTGCCTTCGCGAGAACGAGGCAGTCAGGCTGCCCAAGCACCTCAGGCGCCGGCGGCGACAACAACCTGGCGCCATTGGACCTCCAGACCCCTACCGTCTTCGAGAACAACTACTACAGGAACCTCCTCGCCAAGAAGGGGCTCCTGCACTCCGACCAGGAGCTCTTCAATGGCGGAGCCACCGACGCGCTGGTCCAGTCCTACGTCGGGAGCCAGAGCGCGTTCTTCGCGGATTTCGTGGCGGGCATGATCAAGATGGGCGACATCACACCGCTGACCGGCTCCAACAACGGACAGATAAGGAAGAACTGCAGAAGAGTCAATTAG
- the LOC100273953 gene encoding uncharacterized protein isoform X1: MATTTTTTPLIVSFSRSCSCPYPHRHFPGKPKLPAPTSCSLSLRLLAAPLAVLPRRPRDVSAAYGDGDMDDDFGDFDPDDADGVGEDDDVDNEQDYDVDYDRLLAPVVKPPSPPGASASPGEEGDIAMVAADSFVSTRDSASDTVVDYAVDEDEFHKIRLLHCDFLIRKVPDPDDDVFDFREINNITCTCLLTQLCGAHLAEHGISAQQMYVTPPDTDIYSIPRVLAPMPQKYARCTKKNFGRYHVSEPPVEHLRDPLYKTEREIMKVFLTKHYRNRRADDPDFFLDFEEIYVIDSRTRSITRAKVMVSVPEGKKRDRRNDLLLIRDGGESFRIIDKVSCLLSDLLKGTTQALSYKERSGPSRDKTWRSISGSSETLTTRIGSRKGFHRIYC, encoded by the exons ATGgcgaccaccaccaccaccactccactTATCGTCTCCTTCTCGCGCAGCTGCAGCTGCCCCTATCCACACCGCCACTTCCCCGGCAAGCCCAAGCTGCCCGCACCCACCTCCTGCTCCCTCTCCCTCCGCCTCCTCGCTGCCCCCCTTGCCGTCCTGCCGCGGCGCCCGCGTGAcgtgtcggcggcgtacggcgacGGCGACATGGACGACGACTTCGGCGACTTCGACCCCGACGACGCGGACGGCGTCGGCGAGGACGACGACGTCGACAACGAGCAGGACTACGACGTCGACTACGACCGCCTCCTAGCTCCCGTCGTcaagccgccgtcgccgccgggcGCGTCGGCGTCGCCCGGGGAGGAGGGCGACATCGCCATGGTCGCCGCCGACAGCTTCGTCTCCACGCGGGATTCAGCGTCCGACACCGTCGTCGACTACGCCGTGGATGAGGACGAGTTTCACAAGATTAGGCTGCTCCACTGCGACTTCCTTATCCGCAAGGTGcccgaccccgacgacgacgtctTCGACTTCAGAGAG ATTAACAACATCACATGTACATGTCTTCTGACTCAATTGTGTGGCGCTCATCTTGCTGAGCACGGCATTTCTGCGCAACAGATGTATGTCACGCCACCGGACACCGACATCTACTCCATTCCGAGGGTTCTTGCCCCGATGCCGCAGAAG TACGCGAGGTGCACGAAGAAAAACTTTGGCCGTTACCACGTGAGCGAGCCACCAGTTGAGCATTTGCGCGATCCACTGTACAAGACAGAGAGGGAGATCATGAAG GTTTTCTTGACCAAGCACTACAGAAACAGGCGCGCTGATGACCCAGATTTTTTTCTTGATTTTGAGGAGATCTATGTTATTGACTCGAGAACAAGGTCAATCACAAGAGCTAAAGTTATG GTTAGTGTTCCTGAAGGAAAGAAAAGAGACCGGCGGAACGACCTGCTACTGATCCGTGACGGGGGTGAGTCTTTCAGAATCATCGACAAGGTATCCTGCTTGCTTTCTGATCT ACTAAAAGGGACGACGCAAGCACTATCATACAAAGAGAGGAGTGGGCCAAGTCGAGACAAGACGTGGAGAAGCATTTCAGGAAGCTCAGAGACTTTGACTACTCGAATTGGTTCTAGGAAAGGTTTTCACCGCATCTACTGTTGA
- the LOC100273953 gene encoding uncharacterized protein isoform X4 gives MATTTTTTPLIVSFSRSCSCPYPHRHFPGKPKLPAPTSCSLSLRLLAAPLAVLPRRPRDVSAAYGDGDMDDDFGDFDPDDADGVGEDDDVDNEQDYDVDYDRLLAPVVKPPSPPGASASPGEEGDIAMVAADSFVSTRDSASDTVVDYAVDEDEFHKIRLLHCDFLIRKVPDPDDDVFDFREMYVTPPDTDIYSIPRVLAPMPQKYARCTKKNFGRYHVSEPPVEHLRDPLYKTEREIMKVFLTKHYRNRRADDPDFFLDFEEIYVIDSRTRSITRAKVMVSVPEGKKRDRRNDLLLIRDGGESFRIIDKVSCLLSDLLKGTTQALSYKERSGPSRDKTWRSISGSSETLTTRIGSRKGFHRIYC, from the exons ATGgcgaccaccaccaccaccactccactTATCGTCTCCTTCTCGCGCAGCTGCAGCTGCCCCTATCCACACCGCCACTTCCCCGGCAAGCCCAAGCTGCCCGCACCCACCTCCTGCTCCCTCTCCCTCCGCCTCCTCGCTGCCCCCCTTGCCGTCCTGCCGCGGCGCCCGCGTGAcgtgtcggcggcgtacggcgacGGCGACATGGACGACGACTTCGGCGACTTCGACCCCGACGACGCGGACGGCGTCGGCGAGGACGACGACGTCGACAACGAGCAGGACTACGACGTCGACTACGACCGCCTCCTAGCTCCCGTCGTcaagccgccgtcgccgccgggcGCGTCGGCGTCGCCCGGGGAGGAGGGCGACATCGCCATGGTCGCCGCCGACAGCTTCGTCTCCACGCGGGATTCAGCGTCCGACACCGTCGTCGACTACGCCGTGGATGAGGACGAGTTTCACAAGATTAGGCTGCTCCACTGCGACTTCCTTATCCGCAAGGTGcccgaccccgacgacgacgtctTCGACTTCAGAGAG ATGTATGTCACGCCACCGGACACCGACATCTACTCCATTCCGAGGGTTCTTGCCCCGATGCCGCAGAAG TACGCGAGGTGCACGAAGAAAAACTTTGGCCGTTACCACGTGAGCGAGCCACCAGTTGAGCATTTGCGCGATCCACTGTACAAGACAGAGAGGGAGATCATGAAG GTTTTCTTGACCAAGCACTACAGAAACAGGCGCGCTGATGACCCAGATTTTTTTCTTGATTTTGAGGAGATCTATGTTATTGACTCGAGAACAAGGTCAATCACAAGAGCTAAAGTTATG GTTAGTGTTCCTGAAGGAAAGAAAAGAGACCGGCGGAACGACCTGCTACTGATCCGTGACGGGGGTGAGTCTTTCAGAATCATCGACAAGGTATCCTGCTTGCTTTCTGATCT ACTAAAAGGGACGACGCAAGCACTATCATACAAAGAGAGGAGTGGGCCAAGTCGAGACAAGACGTGGAGAAGCATTTCAGGAAGCTCAGAGACTTTGACTACTCGAATTGGTTCTAGGAAAGGTTTTCACCGCATCTACTGTTGA
- the LOC100273953 gene encoding uncharacterized protein isoform X3 gives MATTTTTTPLIVSFSRSCSCPYPHRHFPGKPKLPAPTSCSLSLRLLAAPLAVLPRRPRDVSAAYGDGDMDDDFGDFDPDDADGVGEDDDVDNEQDYDVDYDRLLAPVVKPPSPPGASASPGEEGDIAMVAADSFVSTRDSASDTVVDYAVDEDEFHKIRLLHCDFLIRKVPDPDDDVFDFREINNITCTCLLTQLCGAHLAEHGISAQQMYVTPPDTDIYSIPRVLAPMPQKYARCTKKNFGRYHVSEPPVEHLRDPLYKTEREIMKVFLTKHYRNRRADDPDFFLDFEEIYVIDSRTRSITRAKVMVSVPEGKKRDRRNDLLLIRDGGESFRIIDKTKRDDASTIIQREEWAKSRQDVEKHFRKLRDFDYSNWF, from the exons ATGgcgaccaccaccaccaccactccactTATCGTCTCCTTCTCGCGCAGCTGCAGCTGCCCCTATCCACACCGCCACTTCCCCGGCAAGCCCAAGCTGCCCGCACCCACCTCCTGCTCCCTCTCCCTCCGCCTCCTCGCTGCCCCCCTTGCCGTCCTGCCGCGGCGCCCGCGTGAcgtgtcggcggcgtacggcgacGGCGACATGGACGACGACTTCGGCGACTTCGACCCCGACGACGCGGACGGCGTCGGCGAGGACGACGACGTCGACAACGAGCAGGACTACGACGTCGACTACGACCGCCTCCTAGCTCCCGTCGTcaagccgccgtcgccgccgggcGCGTCGGCGTCGCCCGGGGAGGAGGGCGACATCGCCATGGTCGCCGCCGACAGCTTCGTCTCCACGCGGGATTCAGCGTCCGACACCGTCGTCGACTACGCCGTGGATGAGGACGAGTTTCACAAGATTAGGCTGCTCCACTGCGACTTCCTTATCCGCAAGGTGcccgaccccgacgacgacgtctTCGACTTCAGAGAG ATTAACAACATCACATGTACATGTCTTCTGACTCAATTGTGTGGCGCTCATCTTGCTGAGCACGGCATTTCTGCGCAACAGATGTATGTCACGCCACCGGACACCGACATCTACTCCATTCCGAGGGTTCTTGCCCCGATGCCGCAGAAG TACGCGAGGTGCACGAAGAAAAACTTTGGCCGTTACCACGTGAGCGAGCCACCAGTTGAGCATTTGCGCGATCCACTGTACAAGACAGAGAGGGAGATCATGAAG GTTTTCTTGACCAAGCACTACAGAAACAGGCGCGCTGATGACCCAGATTTTTTTCTTGATTTTGAGGAGATCTATGTTATTGACTCGAGAACAAGGTCAATCACAAGAGCTAAAGTTATG GTTAGTGTTCCTGAAGGAAAGAAAAGAGACCGGCGGAACGACCTGCTACTGATCCGTGACGGGGGTGAGTCTTTCAGAATCATCGACAAG ACTAAAAGGGACGACGCAAGCACTATCATACAAAGAGAGGAGTGGGCCAAGTCGAGACAAGACGTGGAGAAGCATTTCAGGAAGCTCAGAGACTTTGACTACTCGAATTGGTTCTAG
- the LOC100276769 gene encoding uncharacterized protein LOC100276769, producing MERMSSSVQSWVEEHKLSSIGAVWATAVGASVAYSRRRAPARATSLRLIHARMHAQALTLAVLGGAALAHRYYGSSERRQRQEDLDYGFKSQLPPATDAEGNENERWSW from the exons ATGGAGCGGATGAGCTCGTCGGTGCAGTCCTGGGTGGAGGAACACAAGCTCTCGTCCATCG GAGCCGTGTGGGCGACGGCGGTGGGCGCGTCCGTGGCGTACAGCCGGCGGAGGGCGCCGGCGCGGGCCACGAGCCTGCGCCTCATCCACGCCAGGATGCACGCCCAGGCGCTCACGCTCGCCGTGCTCGGGGGAGCCGCGCTCGCGCACCGCTATTACGGCAGCAGCGAGAGGAGGCAGAGGCAGGAGGACCTGGACTACGGCTTCAAATCCCAGCTGCCGCCGGCCACCGACGCCGAGGGCAACGAGAACGAGCGCTGGAGCTGGTAG
- the LOC103654277 gene encoding predicted GPI-anchored protein 58: protein MRRSTSDATPTVAAALTSPKPGATKRQREAAPLGDVTNILPETPAPSKPRRNARRRPFSAPSDASTASSTCSSSASFTPALKTSSSASATPAPKPPPSFTASVTPAPKPSFAAVTDEEGSAFKSPTICTVYARRRTTEAEAEGRSNPTITNRGKQPIGAAASCPPLGKSTRNIRKKDARPISSSATCGEAKKKLRPLARTPKLPEEFVKKQKAYFADVDAFELAEEEVSESELE, encoded by the exons ATGAGGCGCTCTACCAGCGACGCGACGCcgacggtggcggcggcgctGACGAGCCCGAAGCCCGGCGCCACCAAGCGGCAGCGGGAGGCGGCGCCGCTCGGCGACGTCACCAATATCCTCCCCGAGACCCCGGCCCCGAGTAAGCCCAGAAGAAATGCACGCCGCCGGCCCTTCTCCGCGCCCTCCGACGCCTCCACTGCCTCCTCCACCTGCTCCTCCTCCGCCTCGTTCACCCCGGCGCTCAAGACGTCCTCCTCCGCGTCGGCCACCCCCGCGCCCAAGCCGCCGCCGTCCTTCACTGCCTCCGTCACGCCCGCGCCCAAGCCGTCCTTCGCCGCCG TCACCGACGAGGAGGGGAGCGCGTTCAAATCTCCGACCATTTGCACGGTCTATGCGAGGCGCAGGActaccgaggccgaggctgagggacGGAGCAACCCCACCATCACCAACAGGGGCAAACAACCCATCGGTGCTGCGGCGAGTTGCCCTCCTCTTGGAAAATCTACGAGGAACATTAG GAAAAAGGATGCTCGACCCATCTCGTCGTCAGCTACCTGCGGTGAAGCTAAAAAG AAGCTGCGGCCGCTTGCGAGGACACCCAAGTTGCCAGAGGAATTTGTGAAGAAGCAAAAGGCATACTTCGCAGATGTGGATGCCTTTGAactggcggaggaggaggtatcaGAATCCGAGCTGGAGTGA
- the LOC100273953 gene encoding uncharacterized protein isoform X2: MATTTTTTPLIVSFSRSCSCPYPHRHFPGKPKLPAPTSCSLSLRLLAAPLAVLPRRPRDVSAAYGDGDMDDDFGDFDPDDADGVGEDDDVDNEQDYDVDYDRLLAPVVKPPSPPGASASPGEEGDIAMVAADSFVSTRDSASDTVVDYAVDEDEFHKIRLLHCDFLIRKVPDPDDDVFDFREINNITCTCLLTQLCGAHLAEHGISAQQMYVTPPDTDIYSIPRVLAPMPQKYARCTKKNFGRYHVSEPPVEHLRDPLYKTEREIMKVFLTKHYRNRRADDPDFFLDFEEIYVIDSRTRSITRAKVMVSVPEGKKRDRRNDLLLIRDGGESFRIIDKVSCLLSDLYTKRDDASTIIQREEWAKSRQDVEKHFRKLRDFDYSNWF, translated from the exons ATGgcgaccaccaccaccaccactccactTATCGTCTCCTTCTCGCGCAGCTGCAGCTGCCCCTATCCACACCGCCACTTCCCCGGCAAGCCCAAGCTGCCCGCACCCACCTCCTGCTCCCTCTCCCTCCGCCTCCTCGCTGCCCCCCTTGCCGTCCTGCCGCGGCGCCCGCGTGAcgtgtcggcggcgtacggcgacGGCGACATGGACGACGACTTCGGCGACTTCGACCCCGACGACGCGGACGGCGTCGGCGAGGACGACGACGTCGACAACGAGCAGGACTACGACGTCGACTACGACCGCCTCCTAGCTCCCGTCGTcaagccgccgtcgccgccgggcGCGTCGGCGTCGCCCGGGGAGGAGGGCGACATCGCCATGGTCGCCGCCGACAGCTTCGTCTCCACGCGGGATTCAGCGTCCGACACCGTCGTCGACTACGCCGTGGATGAGGACGAGTTTCACAAGATTAGGCTGCTCCACTGCGACTTCCTTATCCGCAAGGTGcccgaccccgacgacgacgtctTCGACTTCAGAGAG ATTAACAACATCACATGTACATGTCTTCTGACTCAATTGTGTGGCGCTCATCTTGCTGAGCACGGCATTTCTGCGCAACAGATGTATGTCACGCCACCGGACACCGACATCTACTCCATTCCGAGGGTTCTTGCCCCGATGCCGCAGAAG TACGCGAGGTGCACGAAGAAAAACTTTGGCCGTTACCACGTGAGCGAGCCACCAGTTGAGCATTTGCGCGATCCACTGTACAAGACAGAGAGGGAGATCATGAAG GTTTTCTTGACCAAGCACTACAGAAACAGGCGCGCTGATGACCCAGATTTTTTTCTTGATTTTGAGGAGATCTATGTTATTGACTCGAGAACAAGGTCAATCACAAGAGCTAAAGTTATG GTTAGTGTTCCTGAAGGAAAGAAAAGAGACCGGCGGAACGACCTGCTACTGATCCGTGACGGGGGTGAGTCTTTCAGAATCATCGACAAGGTATCCTGCTTGCTTTCTGATCTGTAT ACTAAAAGGGACGACGCAAGCACTATCATACAAAGAGAGGAGTGGGCCAAGTCGAGACAAGACGTGGAGAAGCATTTCAGGAAGCTCAGAGACTTTGACTACTCGAATTGGTTCTAG
- the LOC100273953 gene encoding uncharacterized protein LOC100273953 — MATTTTTTPLIVSFSRSCSCPYPHRHFPGKPKLPAPTSCSLSLRLLAAPLAVLPRRPRDVSAAYGDGDMDDDFGDFDPDDADGVGEDDDVDNEQDYDVDYDRLLAPVVKPPSPPGASASPGEEGDIAMVAADSFVSTRDSASDTVVDYAVDEDEFHKIRLLHCDFLIRKVPDPDDDVFDFREMYVTPPDTDIYSIPRVLAPMPQKYARCTKKNFGRYHVSEPPVEHLRDPLYKTEREIMKVFLTKHYRNRRADDPDFFLDFEEIYVIDSRTRSITRAKVMVSVPEGKKRDRRNDLLLIRDGGESFRIIDKTKRDDASTIIQREEWAKSRQDVEKHFRKLRDFDYSNWF; from the exons ATGgcgaccaccaccaccaccactccactTATCGTCTCCTTCTCGCGCAGCTGCAGCTGCCCCTATCCACACCGCCACTTCCCCGGCAAGCCCAAGCTGCCCGCACCCACCTCCTGCTCCCTCTCCCTCCGCCTCCTCGCTGCCCCCCTTGCCGTCCTGCCGCGGCGCCCGCGTGAcgtgtcggcggcgtacggcgacGGCGACATGGACGACGACTTCGGCGACTTCGACCCCGACGACGCGGACGGCGTCGGCGAGGACGACGACGTCGACAACGAGCAGGACTACGACGTCGACTACGACCGCCTCCTAGCTCCCGTCGTcaagccgccgtcgccgccgggcGCGTCGGCGTCGCCCGGGGAGGAGGGCGACATCGCCATGGTCGCCGCCGACAGCTTCGTCTCCACGCGGGATTCAGCGTCCGACACCGTCGTCGACTACGCCGTGGATGAGGACGAGTTTCACAAGATTAGGCTGCTCCACTGCGACTTCCTTATCCGCAAGGTGcccgaccccgacgacgacgtctTCGACTTCAGAGAG ATGTATGTCACGCCACCGGACACCGACATCTACTCCATTCCGAGGGTTCTTGCCCCGATGCCGCAGAAG TACGCGAGGTGCACGAAGAAAAACTTTGGCCGTTACCACGTGAGCGAGCCACCAGTTGAGCATTTGCGCGATCCACTGTACAAGACAGAGAGGGAGATCATGAAG GTTTTCTTGACCAAGCACTACAGAAACAGGCGCGCTGATGACCCAGATTTTTTTCTTGATTTTGAGGAGATCTATGTTATTGACTCGAGAACAAGGTCAATCACAAGAGCTAAAGTTATG GTTAGTGTTCCTGAAGGAAAGAAAAGAGACCGGCGGAACGACCTGCTACTGATCCGTGACGGGGGTGAGTCTTTCAGAATCATCGACAAG ACTAAAAGGGACGACGCAAGCACTATCATACAAAGAGAGGAGTGGGCCAAGTCGAGACAAGACGTGGAGAAGCATTTCAGGAAGCTCAGAGACTTTGACTACTCGAATTGGTTCTAG